The following are from one region of the Alicyclobacillus fastidiosus genome:
- the recF gene encoding DNA replication/repair protein RecF: protein MHLTDLSLVHFRNYDAQSIQLSEHVNVFCGENGQGKTNALEAIGMLAIGKSHRTAKDKDLVRWDEEQATVDGVVEALHGPRRLRLELGSNGRKAYVNRVQQTKMTDFVGHFQVVLFAPEDLQLVKGGPKERRRFIDVELGQTQPLYLHHLANYTRTLAQRNKLLKSGIADDAYLASFDEQLSLYGAHVIQRRLRFLTQLQPVAHQVYVDISEGREDFNFRYTSTVPRVGLDMTVDEIAEQFMRGLADRRHMDMRMGYTTVGPHRDDIQLFLNGQDVQSFASQGQQRTIALSLRLAEIDFIYREIGEYPVLLLDDVLSELDDTRQRNLVLSMSRKVQTIITTTSLFHLEAELTSDARLFQVASGIITEGNV from the coding sequence ATGCATCTGACTGATCTGTCATTGGTCCACTTCCGCAACTACGATGCGCAATCCATTCAGTTGTCTGAACACGTCAACGTGTTTTGCGGGGAAAATGGGCAGGGGAAGACGAACGCGCTCGAAGCCATCGGAATGCTCGCCATTGGGAAATCGCATCGAACCGCGAAGGATAAGGATCTCGTCCGTTGGGATGAAGAACAAGCTACGGTGGACGGGGTAGTTGAGGCGTTGCACGGACCGCGACGCCTCCGCCTCGAGCTTGGCAGCAACGGCCGAAAGGCGTATGTCAATCGCGTTCAGCAGACGAAAATGACCGATTTTGTCGGTCATTTTCAAGTTGTCCTATTCGCACCAGAGGATCTTCAATTGGTCAAGGGCGGCCCGAAGGAGCGACGCAGGTTCATCGATGTCGAACTCGGCCAAACCCAACCCCTGTATCTGCATCACTTGGCAAACTATACACGCACACTTGCGCAGCGGAACAAATTGCTGAAAAGCGGCATCGCGGACGACGCCTATCTCGCGTCGTTTGACGAACAACTCTCACTGTACGGAGCGCACGTCATCCAGCGACGCCTGCGCTTCTTAACTCAGTTGCAACCGGTCGCGCATCAAGTCTACGTAGATATTTCAGAAGGCCGGGAAGACTTCAACTTTCGCTACACATCCACCGTCCCGCGCGTCGGTCTCGACATGACAGTCGACGAGATCGCCGAACAATTCATGCGCGGACTGGCCGACAGGCGGCACATGGATATGCGGATGGGATATACAACCGTGGGACCACACCGCGATGACATACAGCTATTCCTCAACGGACAAGACGTCCAAAGCTTTGCCAGTCAAGGCCAGCAGCGGACCATCGCCTTGTCGCTGAGGTTAGCCGAGATAGACTTTATTTACAGGGAAATAGGCGAGTATCCTGTGCTATTGCTCGACGATGTGCTCTCCGAGCTGGACGACACGCGGCAGCGCAATCTCGTATTGTCGATGAGCCGGAAGGTTCAAACCATCATTACGACCACGAGTCTATTTCACCTAGAAGCGGAACTCACTTCTGACGCCCGCCTGTTTCAGGTGGCATCTGGTATAATAACCGAGGGAAACGTCTGA
- the gyrB gene encoding DNA topoisomerase (ATP-hydrolyzing) subunit B — MSDTHEEQVYDESQIEVLEGLQAVRKRPGMYIGSTSVKGLHHLVWEIVDNAVDEALAGRCTRIVVQVHEDNSITVIDNGAGFPVGIHHKTGRPAVETALTVLHAGGKFGGAGYKVSGGLHGVGASVVNALSSWLKVEVYRDGNVYVQEYERGVPQYDLKVVGTTDKHGTSVSFLPDPEIFTETTVFQIETLQHRLRELAFLNAGLAIVLEDEREGGKTQEFHYEGGVKEFVSYLNRSKDVLHEEPVFVAGVKDDVTVEVALQYNDGYASTIYSFANNINTGEGGTHESGFKSALTRVINDYGRKNSLIKGNESNLTGDDVREGIVSVISVKVPEPQFEGQTKTKLGNSEVRGIVDSLFGDKLQTFLDENPSVARKIIDKCVTAARAREAARKARELTRRKSALEVSSLPGKLTDCVTKDPERSEIYLVEGDSAGGSAKMGRDPQTQAILPLRGKIINVEKARLDKILSNEEIRAIITASGTGIGDEFDLSKARYHKVVIMTDADHDGSHIRILLLTLFYRFMRPLIDAGYVYIAQPPLYKVTKGKSVRYAYSDAELERILTETGRQGVGLQRYKGLGEMNPEQLWETTMDPESRTLLRVTMEDAMDADMIFSTLMGDKVEPRRDFIAEHARYVRNLDI; from the coding sequence TTGTCAGATACACATGAGGAACAAGTTTATGACGAATCGCAAATAGAAGTCCTGGAGGGTTTGCAGGCTGTTCGCAAACGTCCAGGAATGTACATTGGCTCGACGAGTGTAAAGGGTCTCCACCATCTCGTTTGGGAGATTGTCGACAACGCCGTTGACGAGGCACTCGCTGGTCGCTGTACGAGAATCGTCGTGCAGGTCCACGAGGATAACAGTATTACCGTCATCGACAACGGCGCTGGTTTCCCGGTCGGGATTCACCATAAGACAGGCCGTCCGGCCGTTGAAACAGCTTTGACCGTCCTGCACGCCGGGGGCAAGTTCGGCGGTGCTGGCTACAAAGTATCTGGCGGTCTGCACGGCGTTGGCGCATCGGTCGTGAACGCCTTGTCTTCGTGGTTGAAAGTCGAGGTATACCGCGACGGCAACGTCTATGTTCAAGAATACGAGCGCGGCGTGCCGCAGTATGACTTGAAGGTCGTCGGTACGACCGATAAGCACGGGACGAGTGTTTCGTTCTTGCCAGATCCGGAGATTTTTACCGAGACAACCGTGTTTCAGATCGAAACATTGCAGCACCGGCTGCGGGAGCTCGCGTTTTTGAACGCCGGTTTGGCCATTGTGCTCGAAGACGAGCGCGAAGGCGGCAAAACGCAAGAGTTTCACTATGAAGGCGGCGTCAAGGAGTTTGTCAGCTACCTCAACAGGTCGAAAGACGTACTTCACGAAGAGCCGGTGTTTGTCGCTGGCGTCAAGGACGACGTGACGGTGGAAGTAGCCCTTCAGTACAACGACGGCTACGCGTCGACCATCTACTCGTTTGCGAACAACATCAACACAGGTGAAGGCGGCACGCACGAATCCGGCTTCAAAAGTGCGCTCACGCGCGTCATCAACGACTACGGGCGCAAGAACAGCCTGATCAAGGGGAACGAGAGCAATCTCACGGGCGACGATGTTCGCGAAGGCATTGTCTCTGTCATCAGCGTCAAGGTGCCTGAACCACAGTTCGAGGGCCAGACCAAGACGAAACTCGGAAACAGCGAAGTGCGCGGCATCGTGGACAGCCTGTTTGGCGACAAGCTGCAGACGTTCCTCGACGAGAACCCGTCTGTAGCGCGCAAGATCATCGACAAGTGCGTCACGGCTGCTCGTGCGCGTGAAGCTGCGCGCAAGGCGCGCGAACTGACGCGGCGTAAAAGCGCGCTCGAAGTGAGCAGCCTCCCGGGTAAATTGACGGACTGTGTGACGAAAGATCCAGAGCGCTCCGAGATTTATCTGGTCGAGGGTGATTCTGCGGGCGGATCGGCAAAAATGGGCCGCGATCCACAGACTCAGGCCATTCTTCCACTGCGCGGGAAGATCATCAACGTCGAAAAGGCGCGGCTCGACAAGATTTTGTCGAACGAGGAGATCCGCGCAATCATCACCGCGTCTGGAACGGGCATCGGCGACGAATTCGACCTGTCGAAAGCGCGCTACCACAAAGTGGTCATCATGACGGATGCCGATCACGACGGAAGCCACATTCGCATCCTGCTGCTCACGCTGTTTTATCGGTTTATGCGCCCGCTCATCGACGCCGGCTACGTCTATATCGCGCAGCCGCCTCTGTACAAGGTGACCAAGGGCAAGAGTGTCCGCTACGCGTACTCTGATGCAGAACTGGAGCGGATCTTGACCGAGACGGGCCGCCAGGGTGTCGGACTGCAGCGGTATAAAGGTCTCGGAGAGATGAATCCAGAGCAATTGTGGGAGACCACGATGGATCCAGAATCGCGCACATTGCTCCGAGTCACCATGGAAGACGCGATGGACGCTGACATGATCTTCAGCACACTAATGGGCGACAAGGTCGAACCGCGTCGCGATTTCATCGCGGAACACGCGCGCTATGTCCGCAACCTGGACATCTAA